CGGATCCCCGAGGACGAGACCGTTCTCAACGTCGTCCTGACCGCGGCGTTCTCCGTGGTCGGGCGCTGGCGCGAGGACTACGAGGACATCGACGAGCGCCGAGCCCTGCGCGTCCTCGCCGAGTGGCGTCTGGACGAGCTGGCCGATCGCACGTTCGGCACGCTGTCGGATGGTGAGCAGAAGCGCGTGCAGATCGCGCGCTCCATCATGACCGACCCGGAGCTGCTGCTCCTGGACGAACCGACCGCCAGCCTGGATCTCGGTGCGCGGGAGGAGCTGCTGCTGCTGCTGGGCGGGTACGCTCAGGCGCCGACCACGCCGGCGATGGTGATGGTCACGCACCACGTGGAGGAGATCCCCGTGGGCTTCACCCATGTTCTGCTGCTCCGCGAGGGGCGCGCCGTCGCGGCCGGGCCGCTCTCCGAGGCGCTGACGGGGGAGTCGCTGACGGAGACCTTCGGCACGCCGATCACGCTCCGCGAGGAAGACGGACGCTTCACCGCCCGCGCTGCCCGGTGACGACCGCGCCCGCTGTCCGGCGGAACCCGGTTCGGTGGTCCGGGCCGACGCCTGGTAGACTCATCCGCTGGTGCTCTCGCACAACAGACTTTCCGTCGCTCCCGCAAGGATTCCCATGAAGACTGACATCCACCCCGACTACCGCGCGGTCGTTTTCCGCGACCTCGGCTCGGGCGAGACCTTCCTCACCCGTTCCACCGTCACCAGCGACAAGACGATCGACCTCGATGGTGTCGAGTACCCCGTCATCGACGTCGAGATCTCGTCGGCGTCGCACCCGTTCTACACGGGCAAGCAGCGCATCCTCGACTCGGCCGGTCGCGTCGAGAAGTTCAACCAGCGCTTCAAGAACTTCGGCGGCCGCTGAGCCACCGCGAAGAAGCCCCCGACCGCGGTCGGGGGCTTCTTCGCGTCATCGCACCGGCCACGTGCCGTCGATCGGATCGCCGGCATCGATGCGACCGATCCTCACGAAGTACTCGGTGAGGCTGGCAGCCTGGTCGCGCGCCCACGCGATCTGCTCGACGTGGATCTGACGAGCTGTCGACGGGAGCAGG
The Microbacterium sp. SLBN-154 DNA segment above includes these coding regions:
- a CDS encoding ABC transporter ATP-binding protein, with the protein product MPQVLEFSDVVVRRNARDIVDHLDWEVSDDQRWVVLGPNGAGKTTILQLADTLIHPTSGAVTILGERLGRTDVFELRPRIGFASSAMARRIPEDETVLNVVLTAAFSVVGRWREDYEDIDERRALRVLAEWRLDELADRTFGTLSDGEQKRVQIARSIMTDPELLLLDEPTASLDLGAREELLLLLGGYAQAPTTPAMVMVTHHVEEIPVGFTHVLLLREGRAVAAGPLSEALTGESLTETFGTPITLREEDGRFTARAAR
- a CDS encoding type B 50S ribosomal protein L31; this translates as MKTDIHPDYRAVVFRDLGSGETFLTRSTVTSDKTIDLDGVEYPVIDVEISSASHPFYTGKQRILDSAGRVEKFNQRFKNFGGR